The genomic stretch CCACAGCTGCAATGAATATACATGATGTACAGACTCTGCTTGATTGAACATAGCGAGACATATCTACATTCTGATCTCAACCACATCACCATCTTTCAACTTTGTATTGGGCACTACCAGCTGGCCATTTACTGAAACCAATTTCCCATCCAACCCTGCTCTCCGAGCAGCATCAGCAGCGGTGCTGCCAGTGCTCAGGCGCATAATGTCCCCATTGGGCCAGCATACGATGACCACCTCGCCTAGCATACCGGAGCTTGCTTCGTATGGTTTTGT from Lycium ferocissimum isolate CSIRO_LF1 unplaced genomic scaffold, AGI_CSIRO_Lferr_CH_V1 ctg15553, whole genome shotgun sequence encodes the following:
- the LOC132042479 gene encoding uncharacterized protein LOC132042479 codes for the protein MSAVFEGKPVASVTSNPSFENKLGYNSSNSTLRDSGINNKVYLLRTMLQWEKQLRSEASLQRVEYATKPYEASSGMLGEVVIVCWPNGDIMRLSTGSTAADAARRAGLDGKLVSVNGQLVVPNTKLKDGDVVEIRM